The DNA region AGCAGATAAAATTAATAATGAGTTTATTGCTCCGCAAAATATGACTGTAGCTGAAATGCTGGGTAAATGGATTGACGTATATAAGAATACCCATTGGCAACATTCACAGTATACGAGTGTAGTTGGCATAGTCACTAATTATATCAATCCAAATATAGGTGAACTGCAAATACAAGATATTAAACC from Candidatus Delongbacteria bacterium includes:
- a CDS encoding Arm DNA-binding domain-containing protein, giving the protein MATIYNMKTKSGIKYDVVFDYIDEDGNRKQKRKRFSKKTDALAYKHTIEADKINNEFIAPQNMTVAEMLGKWIDVYKNTHWQHSQYTSVVGIVTNYINPNIGELQIQDIKP